In the Streptomyces sp. NBC_00193 genome, CGGTCGGCGCCGGCGCCGCCGGTCAGCTCCATGATCCGCTCGGTGGTGTCCTCGTAGGCCGGGTCGATCACCACGTCGGCCCCGAACCGCAGGGCGAGGCGCTGGCGCTTCATCTCCGGCTCCACGGCGATGACGCGGGCCCCGCGCAGCCGGCCGGCCGCGATGGTGGCGCTGAGTCCGACCGCGCCCTGGCCGAAGACGACGACGCTGCCGCCCGGGGGAGGCCCGGACTCCTCGGCGGCGGCGAAGCCGGTGGGGAGCGCGCCCGCCGCGTAGAGGGCCTGGTGGTCGGAGACGGTGTCGGGGAGCGCGATCAGCCCGGCCCCGGCCGCCGGGGCGCGGAAGAACTCGGCGAGCCGCCCGTGGCCCTCGACGCCGACGCGCCGGCCGACGTAGGACGGGCAGACCCCGGGGCCGACGGCCGCCACGACGCCGACGGCCTCGTGGCCGAGCCCGCCGGGCGCCGCGTTGGCGATGTGCCCGTCCCAGGCGCAGATGAGCGCGGCCGTGGTGCGTACGAGGACCTCGCCCGGCCCTGGTTCGGGGACGGGCCGGTCCAGCACGGCGGGCGGCTCGCCGGCACGGCGCAGCGCGAAGGCCTTCACGCGTCTCCTCACTCCGTCTTACTACGTCGTTGCACGGCTGGCTTTCCCACCATGCGGGCACGGACACGGCCCGGTGGGGGGCCATAGGTCGCAATCCGGCGGGCCGAGCGTCAGCACTTGGAGCGGCTGCTCGTCCCTGCCGGCCGGCTGCGGTGCACGCCGGTCAAGGCCGGGTGACCCGGACCTGGTAGCTGCCGTTGCGCAGTTCGCCCACGACCGAGACGCTGATGCCCGACTTCTCGTCGGTGAAGGTCTCGCCCGGGCGGAACGGCGCGTCCGAGAGCTCCGCGTGCACGTTGGAGCGCCGGGTGCAGCCCCCGCTCGCGCCGGAGCTGTCGGAGACGGTGACGGGCCCGCGGCCGGTGTCCACCTCGGAGTCCACCTTGTAGATGAGCACGCCGGGCTTGCAGACGGCCTCGTCGTTCCCGGCGCGGGTGCGCACCTCCACGGCGTACCCGGCGCTCTCCGAGACGGGGATGAAGGCCAGCTTGGTGCCGCCCTCCACGGCCAGCGGGCTCAGCACGTGGTCGCTGACCCCGGACTTCCCGGCGCAGCTGATCTGGTTGCTGTCGAGCCAGCCCAGCTTCCACTTGTGCCAGCCCAGCAGGTCGTTGTTGGCGCCCCAGTCCTCGCTCATGATGTCCCAGTGCCCCACCGTGCCGCCGCCGTCGGCGGTGTAGAGGTCGGGCAGGCCGAAGACGTGCCCGTTCTCGTGGGGGAGCACGCGGTAGCCGGTCTCCCGGTAGGTGCCGGAGCCGTCGTCCTGGCGGCTGTAGACGAAGGACGTGTTGGCGAGCGGGA is a window encoding:
- a CDS encoding zinc-binding dehydrogenase, with the protein product MKAFALRRAGEPPAVLDRPVPEPGPGEVLVRTTAALICAWDGHIANAAPGGLGHEAVGVVAAVGPGVCPSYVGRRVGVEGHGRLAEFFRAPAAGAGLIALPDTVSDHQALYAAGALPTGFAAAEESGPPPGGSVVVFGQGAVGLSATIAAGRLRGARVIAVEPEMKRQRLALRFGADVVIDPAYEDTTERIMELTGGAGADRAIMATAEPAAARAARGGLSESGKITYARCRPPQSSGARLARALHLIGDGLVDPTVITTHEFPFDRVGEAFGRLAAKEPGMIKPVILFPRPSPSPAGDHKEIRA